A part of Antechinus flavipes isolate AdamAnt ecotype Samford, QLD, Australia chromosome 6, AdamAnt_v2, whole genome shotgun sequence genomic DNA contains:
- the CNOT7 gene encoding CCR4-NOT transcription complex subunit 7: MPAATVDHSQRICEVWACNLDDEMKKIRQVIRKYNYVAMDTEFPGVVARPIGEFRSNADYQYQLLRCNVDLLKIIQLGLTFMNEQGEYPPGTSTWQFNFKFNLTEDMYAQDSIELLTTSGIQFKKHEEEGIETQYFAELLMTSGVVLCEGVKWLSFHSGYDFGYLIKILTNSNLPEEELDFFEILRLFFPVIYDVKYLMKSCKNLKGGLQEVAEQLELERIGPQHQAGSDSLLTGMAFFKMREMFFEDHIDDAKYCGHLYGLGSGSSYVQNGTGNAYEEEASKQS; the protein is encoded by the exons ATGCCAGCAGCGACTGTAGATCATAGCCAAAGAATTTGTGAAGTTTGGGCTTGCAACCTGGATGACGAGATGAAGAAAATTCGTCAAGTTATACGGAAGTATAATTATGTTGCCATG GACACCGAGTTTCCAGGTGTGGTTGCAAGACCCATTGGAGAATTCAGAAGTAATGCTGACTATCAGTACCAACTATTGAGATGTAATGTAGACTTGCTAAAGATAATTCAGCTTGGGTTAACATTTATGAATGAGCAAGGAGAATACCCTCCAGGAACTTCAACATGGCAGTTCAATTTCAAGTTTAATTTAAC gGAGGACATGTATGCCCAGGACTCCATAGAGCTCCTAACAACCTCGGGAATCCAGTTTAAAAAACACGAGGAAGAAGGGATTGAAACACAGTATTTTGCAGAACTACTCATGACATCAGGTGTCGTGTTGTGTGAGGGAGTCAAGTGGCTTTCATTTCACAG TGGTTATGACTTTGGCTATTTAATCAAAATCCTGACCAACTCTAATTTGCCCGAAGAAGAGCTGGACTTTTTTGAGATCCTCCGATTGTTCTTTCCGGTCATCTATGATGTTAAGTACCTCATGAAGAGCTGCAAAAACCTTAAG GGTGGCTTACAGGAAGTGGCTGAGCAGCTGGAGTTGGAGCGGATAGGACCACAGCACCAGGCAGGATCCGATTCATTACTGACAGGAATGGCCTTTTTCAAAATGAGAGAA ATGTTCTTTGAAGATCACATCGATGATGCCAAGTATTGTGGGCACTTGTACGGCCTTGGTTCGGGCTCCTCCTATGTGCAGAACGGTACGGGGAATGCGTATGAAGAGGAAGCCAGCAAGCAGTCATGA